A window from Sordaria macrospora chromosome 2, complete sequence encodes these proteins:
- a CDS encoding 60S ribosomal protein eL22, with protein sequence MAPITKKSAKGKAPKVTKKFVINASQPASDKIFDVSAFEKFLTEKIKVEGRVGNLGETIKISQVGDGKIEIVAHNELSGRYLKYLTKKFLKKMQLRDWLRVVSTSRGVYELKFFNVVNDEAEEDEE encoded by the exons ATGGCTCCCATCACC AAGAAGTctgccaagggcaaggcccCCAAGGTCACCAAGAAGTTCGTTATCAACGCTTCTCAGCCCGCCAGCGACAAGATCTTCGACGTCTCTGCCTTCGAGAAGTTCCTCACCGAGAAGATCAAGGTTGAGGGCCGCGTCGGCAACCTCGGCGAGACCATCAAGATCTCCCAGGTCGGCGATGGCAAGATTGAGATCGTTGCCCACAATGAGCTCTCTGGCCGCTACCTCAAGTACCT GACCAAGAAGTTCCTCAAGAAGATGCAGCTCCGTGACTGGCTCCGCGTCGTCTCCACCTCCCGTGGCGTTTACGAGCTCAAGTTCTTCAACGTCGTCAACgacgaggctgaggaggatgaggagtaA